One window of Rhizobium leguminosarum genomic DNA carries:
- the ssuD gene encoding FMNH2-dependent alkanesulfonate monooxygenase, with translation MTATSDPINFLWFIPTSGDGTYLGSSDLNRAPEIGYLTQIAQAVDRLGYSGVLLPTGVACEESFVTAAALAAKTEKLQFLVAIRPGTASPAYYARLATTLDRISNGRLLLNIVVGGSPAELAGDGIHLEHDERYAHAEEFFTVFEELLDKGTASFDGKYIKATNARLGFPSVQNPRPPLYFGGSSDAGIDFSVGRVDKYLTWGEPRTQVAEKITKVRKAAAERGREVTFGIRLHFIVRETDEEAWEAAERLIRHLDDDTIREAQERFVHESDSVGQKRMAALHGGRRDKLEVSPNLWAGVGLVRAGAGTALVGSPKTVAARLAEYQEIGIDTVIGSGYPHLEEAYRVAELLFPELGITRAQQRLAFNNEFGGKQVFAGGSHGGNLKVVSGS, from the coding sequence ATGACCGCCACATCCGATCCCATCAATTTCCTCTGGTTCATCCCGACATCGGGCGACGGCACCTATCTCGGTTCCTCCGATCTCAACCGCGCGCCGGAGATCGGCTATCTCACGCAGATCGCCCAGGCTGTCGACCGGCTCGGCTATTCCGGCGTGCTGCTGCCGACAGGTGTTGCCTGCGAAGAATCCTTCGTGACGGCGGCGGCTCTCGCGGCCAAGACCGAGAAGCTGCAGTTCCTTGTGGCGATCCGCCCCGGCACGGCATCGCCGGCTTATTACGCGCGTCTGGCGACGACGCTCGATCGCATCTCCAACGGCCGCCTGCTGCTCAACATCGTCGTCGGCGGCAGCCCTGCAGAGCTTGCCGGTGACGGCATCCATCTCGAACATGACGAGCGTTATGCCCATGCCGAGGAGTTCTTCACGGTCTTCGAGGAACTGTTGGACAAAGGCACGGCGAGCTTCGACGGCAAATACATCAAGGCGACAAATGCGCGCCTTGGCTTTCCCTCAGTGCAGAACCCGCGCCCGCCGCTTTACTTTGGCGGTTCGTCGGATGCCGGCATCGATTTCTCGGTCGGCCGAGTCGACAAGTATCTGACCTGGGGCGAGCCGCGGACACAGGTGGCCGAGAAGATCACCAAGGTGCGCAAGGCCGCCGCCGAGCGCGGTCGCGAGGTGACCTTCGGCATCCGCCTGCACTTCATCGTGCGCGAGACCGACGAGGAGGCATGGGAGGCGGCGGAGCGGCTGATCCGCCATCTCGACGACGATACGATCCGCGAGGCGCAGGAGCGCTTCGTTCACGAGTCCGACTCGGTTGGCCAGAAGCGTATGGCCGCTCTTCACGGCGGCCGGCGCGACAAACTCGAGGTCTCGCCGAACCTCTGGGCCGGTGTCGGCTTGGTGCGGGCTGGTGCCGGCACCGCGCTTGTGGGGTCGCCGAAGACGGTGGCCGCGCGCCTTGCCGAATATCAGGAGATCGGCATCGATACGGTGATCGGCTCCGGCTATCCACACCTGGAAGAAGCCTATCGTGTCGCTGAGCTGCTCTTCCCCGAGCTCGGTATCACCCGCGCGCAGCAGCGCCTGGCGTTCAACAACGAATTTGGCGGCAAGCAGGTCTTCGCAGGCGGCAGCCACGGCGGCAACCTGAAGGTCGTCTCCGGTTCCTGA
- a CDS encoding ArsR/SmtB family transcription factor, with the protein MSDAQDALFKTLADPTRRALFERLCREGEKTVGALTARAGVSQPVVSKHLGLLKQAGLVRDRHEGRQTHYSAQLGALAPLVDWTSEMAGFWQSRFNDLEDLLKRMDQ; encoded by the coding sequence ATGTCCGATGCTCAAGACGCGCTCTTCAAAACGCTTGCTGATCCGACACGGCGGGCTCTTTTCGAGCGGCTGTGCCGCGAAGGCGAGAAGACGGTCGGGGCTCTGACGGCTCGGGCCGGAGTTTCGCAGCCGGTCGTCTCAAAACATCTCGGCTTACTGAAGCAGGCTGGATTGGTGCGCGACCGCCACGAAGGGCGCCAGACGCATTACAGCGCGCAGCTCGGCGCGCTGGCGCCACTGGTGGACTGGACGAGCGAGATGGCCGGGTTCTGGCAAAGCCGCTTCAATGATCTCGAAGATTTGCTGAAA